The Delphinus delphis chromosome 10, mDelDel1.2, whole genome shotgun sequence genome includes a region encoding these proteins:
- the HHATL gene encoding protein-cysteine N-palmitoyltransferase HHAT-like protein gives MGVKTALPAAELGLYSLVLSGALGYAGRGLFEASQGGAHRKAFRESVRPGWEYIGRKMDVADFEWVMWFTSFRNAIFLALSGHVLFAKLCTMVAPQLRSWMYAVYGALAVVGTMGPWYLLLLLGHCVGLYVVSLLHQPWLCLGLGLASLASFKLDPLISWQSGFVTGTFDLQEVLFHGGSGFTVLRCTSFALESCAHPDRRYSLADLLKYNFYLPFFFFGPIMTFDRFHAQVSQVEPVRREGELWRIRAQAGLSVVAIVAVDIFFHFFYILTIPNDLKFASRLPDSALAGLAYSNLVYDWVKAAVLFGVVNTVARLDHLDPPRPPKCITALYVFSETHFDRGINDWLCRYVYDHVGGEHSEVIPELVATVATFAVTTLWLGPCDTVYLWSCLNCFGLNFELWVQKLAEWGPLARIEASLSEQMSRRVRAIFGAMNFWAIIMYNLVSLNSFEFTELVAKRLLLTGFPQTTLAVLFVTYCGVQLVKERERTLMLEEEQKQDKEKSE, from the exons ATGGGCGTCAAGACGGCCTTGCCCGCAGCAGAGCTGGGCCTGTACTCCCTGGTGCTGAGCGGGGCCCTAGGCTATGCTGGCCGGGGCCTCTTTGAGGCTTCACAAG GTGGGGCCCACAGGAAAGCCTTCCGGGAGTCTGTGCGACCTGGCTGGGAGTACATTGGCCGGAAGATG GACGTGGCTGACTTCGAGTGGGTGATGTGGTTCACCTCCTTCCGCAACGCCATCTTCCTCGCTCTCTCCGGACACGTGCTGTTTGCGAAACTCTGCACTATGGTTGCCCCCCAG CTCCGCTCCTGGATGTACGCTGTGTACGGGGCCCTGGCGGTGGTGGGCACGATGGGCCCGTGgtacctgctgctgctgcttggcCACTGCGTGGGCCTCTATGTTGTCTCACTCTTGCACCAGCCCTGGCTCTGTCTCGGCCTCGGCCTGGCCAGCCTCGCCTCTTTCAAGCTGGACCCCCTCATCTCCTGGCAG AGCGGGTTTGTAACAGGGACTTTTGATCTTCAAGAGGTGCTGTTTCACGGGGGCAGTGGTTTCACGGTGCTGCGTTGTACCAGCTTTGCGCTGGAGAGCTGTGCCCACCCTGACCGCCGCTACTCCCTAGCTGACCTGCTCAAGTACAATTTCTACCTGCCCTTCTTCTTCTTCGGGCCCATTATGACCTTTGATCGCTTCCACGCTCAG GTGAGCCAGGTGGAGCCGGTGCGGCGAGAGGGCGAGCTGTGGCGCATCCGGGCCCAGGCGGGCCTCAGCGTGGTAGCCATCGTGGCCGTGGACATCTTCTTCCACTTCTTCTACATCCTCACCATCCCCAATGACCTCAAGTTCGCCAGCCGCCTCCCGGACAGCGCCCTCG CTGGCCTAGCCTACTCAAACCTGGTGTACGACTGGGTGAAGGCGGCCGTCCTCTTCGGCGTCGTCAACACCGTGGCGCGCCTCGACCACTTGGACCCGCCCCGGCCTCCCAAGTGCATCACAGCGCTCTACGTCTTCTCCGAGAC GCACTTTGACCGTGGCATCAACGACTGGCTTTgcag GTACGTGTATGACCACGTCGGTGGGGAGCACTCTGAGGTGATCCCAGAGCTGGTGGCCACTGTGGCCACGTTTGCCGTCACCACTCTGTGGCTCGGACCTTGTGATACTGTCTACTTGTGGTCATGCCTAAACTGCTTTGGCCTCAACTTTGAGCTCTGGGTACAGAAGCTGGCAGAGTGGGGGCCCCTGGCACGAATTGAG GCCTCTCTGTCGGAGCAGATGTCCCGCAGGGTCCGAGCCATCTTTGGGGCCATGAACTTCTGGGCCATCATCATGTACAACCTCGTAAGCCTGAACAGCTTTGAGTTCACAGAGCTGGTCGCCAAGCGCCTGCTACTCACAG GGTTCCCCCAGACCACGCTGGCCGTCCTGTTTGTCACCTACTGTGGTGTCCAGCTGGTGAAGGAGCGAGAGCGAACCCTGATGCTGGAGGAGGAGCAGAAGCAGGACAAAGAGAAGTCGGAgtag